A DNA window from Halomicrobium mukohataei DSM 12286 contains the following coding sequences:
- a CDS encoding HD domain-containing protein, whose protein sequence is MSNDESLDTRGRRYDPDADHAFPDERVNDVLAAIESDTEIQAYLEAQNVNPVTRKRYNDHGAKHISIVRNRALCLYDLLKRGGIEFNGASEQGLEEADEAVIVALAATLHDIGHVVHRDDHPYYSIPLAADLLDDFLPAYYDTEAAVRVKGEVLHAILCHHTEEDPLTLEAGVVRVADALDMESGRSRIPYNHGGRGINTVSSQAIKRVFLQDGDDKPVLVEIEMSNAAGVYQVDNLLKAKLQGSGLEPYVRIVALNIREDEDQLVERIEL, encoded by the coding sequence ATGAGCAACGACGAGTCTCTCGATACCCGCGGCCGGCGGTACGACCCCGACGCCGACCACGCGTTTCCCGACGAGCGGGTGAACGACGTGCTGGCCGCGATCGAGTCTGACACCGAGATCCAGGCGTACCTGGAGGCACAGAACGTCAACCCGGTCACCCGCAAGCGCTACAACGACCACGGCGCGAAACACATCTCGATCGTCCGCAACCGGGCGCTGTGCCTCTACGACCTGCTCAAGCGCGGCGGTATCGAGTTCAACGGTGCCAGCGAACAGGGCCTGGAGGAGGCCGACGAAGCCGTCATCGTCGCGCTGGCCGCGACCCTGCACGACATCGGCCACGTCGTCCACCGGGACGACCATCCCTACTACTCGATCCCGCTCGCGGCCGACCTCCTCGACGACTTCCTGCCGGCGTACTACGACACGGAGGCGGCGGTGCGGGTGAAAGGCGAGGTGCTGCACGCGATCCTCTGTCACCACACCGAGGAGGACCCGCTGACGCTGGAGGCCGGCGTCGTCAGAGTCGCCGACGCGCTGGACATGGAGAGCGGGCGCTCGCGCATCCCGTACAACCACGGCGGACGCGGCATCAACACGGTATCGAGCCAGGCGATTAAGCGCGTCTTTCTCCAGGATGGCGACGACAAACCGGTCCTCGTCGAGATCGAGATGTCCAACGCCGCGGGCGTCTACCAGGTCGACAACCTCCTGAAGGCCAAGCTCCAGGGCTCCGGCCTCGAACCGTACGTCCGTATCGTCGCGCTCAACATCCGCGAGGACGAGGACCAGCTGGTAGAGCGCATCGAGCTGTAG
- a CDS encoding acyl-CoA carboxylase subunit beta: protein MTHEDRVDDLRERKREAELGGGEERIEAQHDKGKLTARERIDYFLDDDTFVEIDQLREHRSTNFDMDERHVPGDGVVTGYGEVEGRKVFVFAHDFTVFGGSLGEAFAQKVCKVMDKAIETGCPIIGLNDSAGARIQEGIDSLAGYADIFHRNQQASGVVPQISAIMGPCAGGAVYSPSITDFVCMVEETSHMFITGPDVIETVTGEEVGFDELGGAQTHASESGVAHLTAADEKAAMDDIRYMLSYLPQNNVEDPPRVDPWDDPERRDEELVDVVPEAPQQPYDMTRVIDGVVDEGSYFEVAEAFARNITMGFARLDGRSIGVVGNQPRVNAGTLDIEASRKAARFVRFCDAFNIPICTFVDVPGFMPGKDQERNAIINHGAKLLYAYSEATVPLLTVITRKAYGGAYDVMASKHIGADVNYAWPTAEIAVMGPQGAVNVLYDDELEAADDVEARRQQLIDEYRDAFANPYTAAERGFVDDVLEPQETRPRLIDDLDTLRNKRKHQPERKHGNIPL from the coding sequence GTGACCCACGAGGACCGCGTCGACGACCTGCGCGAGCGCAAGCGCGAGGCCGAACTGGGCGGGGGCGAAGAGCGCATCGAGGCCCAGCACGACAAAGGCAAACTCACGGCCCGCGAGCGTATCGACTACTTCCTCGACGACGACACGTTCGTCGAGATCGACCAGCTGCGCGAACACCGCTCGACGAACTTCGACATGGACGAGCGCCACGTCCCCGGCGACGGCGTCGTGACGGGCTACGGCGAGGTCGAGGGGCGGAAAGTGTTCGTCTTCGCCCACGACTTCACCGTCTTCGGCGGGTCGCTGGGCGAGGCGTTCGCCCAGAAGGTCTGTAAGGTGATGGACAAGGCCATCGAGACCGGCTGTCCGATCATCGGCCTCAACGACTCGGCCGGCGCGCGCATCCAGGAGGGGATCGACTCGCTGGCCGGCTACGCCGACATCTTCCACCGAAATCAGCAGGCCAGCGGCGTCGTCCCGCAGATCTCGGCGATCATGGGGCCCTGTGCCGGCGGCGCGGTGTACTCGCCGTCGATCACGGACTTCGTCTGCATGGTCGAGGAGACCAGCCACATGTTCATCACGGGGCCGGACGTGATCGAGACGGTCACCGGCGAAGAGGTCGGATTCGACGAGCTCGGCGGGGCCCAGACCCACGCCAGCGAGTCCGGCGTCGCCCACCTGACCGCCGCCGACGAGAAGGCCGCGATGGACGACATCCGGTACATGCTCTCCTATCTCCCCCAGAACAACGTCGAGGACCCGCCCCGCGTCGATCCCTGGGACGATCCCGAGCGCCGAGACGAGGAGCTGGTCGACGTGGTTCCCGAAGCCCCCCAGCAGCCATACGACATGACGCGCGTCATCGACGGGGTCGTCGACGAGGGGTCGTACTTCGAGGTCGCCGAAGCGTTCGCTCGGAACATCACGATGGGGTTTGCCAGACTGGACGGGCGCTCGATCGGCGTCGTCGGGAATCAGCCCCGCGTCAACGCCGGGACGCTGGACATCGAGGCCTCCCGGAAGGCCGCTCGCTTCGTCCGGTTCTGTGACGCGTTCAACATCCCGATCTGTACCTTCGTCGACGTGCCCGGATTCATGCCGGGCAAAGACCAGGAGCGCAACGCGATCATCAACCACGGCGCGAAGCTGCTGTACGCCTACTCCGAGGCGACGGTCCCGCTGTTGACCGTCATCACCCGCAAAGCATACGGCGGAGCCTACGACGTGATGGCCTCGAAGCACATCGGCGCGGACGTGAACTACGCCTGGCCGACCGCCGAGATCGCGGTCATGGGGCCACAGGGTGCAGTGAACGTTCTCTACGACGACGAACTGGAGGCGGCCGACGACGTGGAGGCCCGCCGACAGCAGCTGATCGACGAGTACCGCGACGCCTTCGCGAACCCCTACACTGCGGCCGAGCGGGGGTTCGTCGACGACGTGCTGGAGCCCCAGGAGACGCGCCCGCGGCTGATCGACGATCTGGACACCTTACGAAACAAGCGAAAGCACCAGCCCGAGCGCAAGCACGGCAACATCCCGCTGTAG
- a CDS encoding class I SAM-dependent methyltransferase — MFDGPSRADVRETYETIGSHFSKTREYAWPEVESFVEDRCRGGVALDVGCGNGRHAELLADRADRVVGLDASRELLAAARDRLAACPATTLLQSDAATLPLADDCADLAVYVATIHHLPRRTDRRDSLDELARVLAPGGRALVSAWSTAHDRFDASADAERGFDTTVDWTLPGGRTIPRFYHIYAPAEFERDIAASDLALESLEISSGNCYAVVRPEGKRP; from the coding sequence ATGTTCGACGGCCCCTCGCGAGCGGACGTACGCGAGACCTACGAGACGATCGGGAGCCACTTCTCGAAGACCCGCGAGTACGCCTGGCCGGAGGTCGAGTCCTTCGTCGAGGATCGGTGTCGGGGCGGCGTCGCGCTCGACGTCGGCTGTGGCAACGGCCGGCACGCCGAACTGCTGGCAGACCGCGCCGACCGCGTGGTGGGACTCGATGCCAGCCGCGAACTACTGGCGGCAGCACGCGACCGCCTCGCAGCGTGTCCCGCGACGACGCTGCTCCAGAGCGACGCGGCGACGCTGCCACTGGCCGACGACTGTGCCGACCTCGCGGTCTACGTCGCCACGATCCACCACCTCCCGCGGAGGACAGACCGGCGCGACAGCCTCGACGAACTCGCACGGGTCCTCGCGCCCGGCGGGCGCGCACTGGTCAGCGCCTGGTCGACGGCCCACGACCGCTTCGACGCGAGCGCCGACGCCGAGCGGGGCTTCGACACCACCGTCGACTGGACGTTGCCGGGCGGTCGAACGATTCCACGGTTCTACCACATCTACGCACCCGCCGAGTTCGAGCGCGACATCGCCGCCAGCGACCTCGCGCTGGAGTCACTGGAAATTTCGAGCGGGAACTGCTACGCCGTCGTGCGTCCCGAAGGGAAACGCCCTTAA
- a CDS encoding uracil-DNA glycosylase family protein — protein sequence MRNVTDRPANPFGFDPGCEQYVAGYGDANAHFHVVGDHPGVHGGVDSGIPFTDCEAGDRLQRALVDAGLLLEAGTPPTVDKTYFSYLHMCVADGTPDSRSYDDLEPLFDSELRAITAHVLLPVGERATRHVFSIATSERTDDIDMDERHATEVAGAGWLVYPIKEPTTWDTDDEKRLVRALEALLASDYRREADLGRFLPNDDPYLVR from the coding sequence GTGAGAAACGTTACGGACCGGCCGGCCAACCCCTTCGGCTTCGATCCCGGCTGTGAACAGTACGTCGCAGGGTACGGCGACGCCAACGCCCACTTCCACGTCGTCGGTGACCACCCCGGCGTCCACGGGGGCGTCGACTCCGGGATTCCCTTCACCGACTGCGAGGCCGGCGATCGCCTCCAGCGCGCGCTCGTCGACGCGGGCCTCCTGCTCGAAGCGGGGACGCCCCCGACCGTCGACAAGACCTACTTCTCGTATCTCCACATGTGCGTCGCCGACGGAACGCCCGACAGTCGATCCTACGACGACCTGGAGCCGCTGTTCGACTCCGAACTGCGAGCGATCACGGCCCACGTCTTGCTCCCCGTCGGCGAACGAGCCACGCGCCACGTCTTCTCGATCGCGACCTCGGAGCGGACCGACGACATCGACATGGACGAGCGACACGCGACGGAGGTCGCCGGGGCCGGGTGGCTCGTCTACCCGATCAAAGAGCCCACGACGTGGGACACAGACGACGAAAAACGGCTCGTTCGGGCGCTCGAAGCACTGCTTGCCTCGGACTACCGTCGCGAGGCCGACCTCGGTCGATTTCTCCCGAACGACGATCCCTATCTGGTGCGCTGA
- a CDS encoding sodium-dependent transporter, producing the protein MAERATWTTRIGFLVAAIGSAVGLGNIWQFPFKTGANGGSSFLVFYLIAVVAIGFPALLGEFVLGRRTRLNAIDAFGELGHRQWRIVGALGVATGFWILSYYNVVGGWVMRYIVGSATGAYFDAPAEYFGAVSAGPEAIAAQALFVLVVVGIVALGVEDGIEKATKVMVPSIVLLMLAMAVWAFTLEGGAAGYEYFLSPDLDTLLANAGTAIPFAVSQAFFTLSLGMAIMVTFSSYVGNDDNLAVDGGIIVGTNTLIGVLAGLVVFPVLFANGIDPATSGPSAIFIAMASGFAELPAGRLLGVVFFGVVLIAALSSAISLLEVSVSWATDNYDIGRVPLAAGLGVGLFVLGLPSAWDTAWLTWFDNLAYQLLLPVSVLFAMLFVGWVLGDEALTEIRQGMSGMDWFGPAWLWTVRIVVVAGVAVTLVLGLRTLFVEGAIVPPV; encoded by the coding sequence ATGGCCGAACGAGCAACGTGGACGACACGAATCGGATTTCTGGTAGCCGCGATCGGGAGCGCGGTCGGACTCGGAAACATCTGGCAGTTCCCGTTCAAGACGGGGGCCAACGGGGGGTCGAGCTTCCTCGTCTTCTATCTGATCGCCGTCGTCGCGATCGGGTTCCCGGCGTTGCTGGGGGAGTTCGTCCTCGGCCGGCGGACGCGTCTGAACGCGATCGACGCCTTCGGTGAACTCGGACACCGGCAGTGGCGAATCGTCGGCGCACTCGGCGTCGCGACGGGATTCTGGATTCTCTCGTACTACAACGTCGTCGGCGGCTGGGTCATGCGCTACATCGTCGGCAGCGCGACCGGTGCCTACTTCGACGCGCCGGCCGAGTACTTCGGCGCTGTCTCGGCGGGCCCGGAAGCGATCGCGGCCCAGGCGCTGTTCGTTCTGGTGGTCGTCGGCATCGTCGCACTGGGCGTCGAGGACGGTATCGAGAAGGCGACGAAGGTGATGGTTCCGAGCATCGTCCTCCTCATGCTCGCGATGGCGGTCTGGGCGTTCACGCTGGAGGGCGGGGCCGCGGGCTACGAGTACTTCCTCTCGCCGGACCTCGACACGCTGCTGGCGAACGCCGGGACGGCGATTCCCTTCGCGGTCAGTCAGGCGTTCTTCACGCTGTCGCTCGGGATGGCGATCATGGTCACCTTCTCCTCGTACGTCGGTAACGACGACAACCTCGCCGTCGACGGCGGGATCATCGTCGGGACCAACACGCTCATCGGCGTCCTCGCCGGGCTCGTCGTGTTCCCGGTCCTCTTCGCCAACGGGATCGATCCGGCGACCAGCGGTCCGTCCGCAATCTTCATCGCGATGGCGAGCGGCTTCGCGGAACTACCGGCAGGTCGACTCCTCGGTGTCGTCTTCTTCGGAGTGGTCCTGATCGCCGCGCTCTCGTCGGCGATCAGTCTCCTCGAAGTGTCGGTGTCCTGGGCGACCGACAACTACGATATCGGGCGCGTGCCGCTGGCAGCCGGACTCGGGGTCGGGCTGTTCGTCCTCGGGCTCCCGTCGGCCTGGGACACGGCGTGGCTCACGTGGTTCGACAACCTCGCGTACCAGCTCCTGCTGCCGGTGTCGGTGCTGTTCGCGATGCTGTTCGTCGGCTGGGTACTCGGCGACGAGGCGCTCACGGAGATTCGACAGGGGATGTCCGGGATGGACTGGTTCGGGCCGGCGTGGCTCTGGACGGTCCGGATCGTCGTCGTCGCTGGCGTCGCCGTGACGCTCGTGCTCGGCCTGCGGACGCTGTTCGTCGAGGGCGCGATCGTCCCGCCGGTGTAG
- a CDS encoding tyrosine--tRNA ligase, translating to MDTADRLELATRHTLEVIEEEELEALFDEGTPSAYIGYAPTGEMHIGHYTTMRKLADFIEAGIDVTVLIADLHAHLDDEKSPFDLLDARSEYYQVAIEGMIEAAGADPDEISFVRGTDFQLDEEYTLEMYRMAAETTLARTQRAGSRVVRESESPNLGGLIYPLMQTLDVKALDADIAYGGDDQRGIYMLSRETLPDHGHDAPVCIFAPLLSGLTGEEMSASKEDTKVNLNDSHDAVVEKIEDAYCPMGEREDNGVLEYLEYLVFPVLEERGESFVVERPDEYGGNLVYDEFEELEADFLSEELHPADLKPAAGEYVSDVIDPIRERLDARPELLAEAYPEKYDQ from the coding sequence ATGGACACCGCCGATCGCCTCGAACTGGCGACGCGTCACACGCTCGAAGTCATCGAGGAAGAGGAACTCGAAGCGCTGTTCGACGAGGGGACTCCCTCGGCGTACATCGGCTACGCGCCCACGGGAGAGATGCACATCGGACACTACACGACGATGCGCAAGCTGGCGGACTTCATCGAGGCGGGCATCGACGTGACGGTGCTGATCGCGGACCTGCACGCGCACCTCGACGACGAGAAGAGCCCCTTCGACCTGCTCGACGCCCGCTCGGAGTACTACCAGGTCGCCATCGAAGGGATGATCGAGGCCGCCGGGGCGGACCCGGACGAGATCTCGTTCGTCCGCGGGACCGACTTCCAGCTCGACGAGGAGTACACCCTGGAGATGTACCGTATGGCGGCCGAGACGACCCTCGCCAGGACCCAGCGGGCCGGCAGCAGAGTCGTCCGCGAGTCCGAGAGCCCGAACCTCGGCGGGCTGATCTACCCGCTGATGCAGACCCTCGACGTGAAAGCTCTCGACGCCGACATCGCCTACGGCGGCGACGACCAGCGCGGGATCTACATGCTCTCTCGCGAGACGCTGCCCGACCACGGGCACGACGCGCCGGTCTGTATCTTCGCGCCGCTGCTGTCGGGGCTCACCGGCGAAGAGATGAGCGCCTCGAAAGAGGATACGAAGGTCAACCTCAACGACAGCCACGACGCCGTCGTCGAGAAGATCGAAGACGCGTACTGTCCGATGGGCGAGCGCGAGGACAACGGCGTACTGGAGTACCTCGAATACCTCGTCTTCCCGGTACTCGAAGAGCGCGGCGAATCCTTCGTCGTCGAGCGCCCCGACGAGTACGGCGGGAACCTCGTCTACGACGAGTTCGAGGAACTGGAAGCGGACTTCCTCAGCGAGGAGCTCCACCCGGCAGACCTCAAGCCCGCCGCCGGGGAGTACGTCTCGGACGTGATCGACCCCATTCGAGAGCGACTCGACGCACGCCCCGAGTTGCTCGCCGAGGCCTACCCCGAGAAGTACGACCAGTAG
- a CDS encoding FAD-dependent oxidoreductase: protein MTRSTTVLVIGGGATGVGIARDLALRGVDVTLAERGGLASGTSGRSHGLLHSGARYAEADPTGAEECIEENRILRSIAGACIRDTGGLFVQLPADDPDYFERKRAACEELGIDTELLDATEARDLVPDLSEAVERAFRVPDAVIYPSRLVAANAADAADQGASIHPNAPLESVTVEDGRVTSAHLGGTVSETIEPDYLVNAAGAWAGEVAAMAGLDVEMAPSRGVMVAVDYDRVGSVLNRCRDPDDGDIVVPHERQAVLGTTSVPASDPDDYERADWEVETCIEECATMLPPVADAEIERTWWGVRPLYAPDEAESERRGISRGFLRLDHAEDGVENAVSVVGGKLTTYRQMAEATTDLLCDRLGVTTDCTTAEEPLPGADDPGTLDEFVARFDGQGPTDSDVVASR from the coding sequence ATGACACGATCGACGACGGTCCTCGTGATCGGCGGTGGTGCGACGGGCGTCGGCATCGCCCGCGACCTCGCGTTGCGCGGCGTCGACGTGACGCTGGCCGAACGCGGCGGCCTCGCGAGCGGCACCTCCGGGCGGTCACACGGGCTGCTCCACAGCGGCGCGCGCTACGCCGAGGCCGACCCGACGGGTGCCGAGGAGTGTATCGAGGAGAATCGCATCCTCCGGTCGATCGCCGGGGCCTGCATTCGCGACACTGGCGGCCTGTTCGTCCAGCTGCCGGCCGACGACCCCGACTACTTCGAGCGCAAGCGCGCGGCCTGCGAGGAGCTGGGCATCGACACCGAGCTGCTCGACGCCACGGAGGCCCGCGACCTCGTTCCCGACCTCTCGGAGGCGGTCGAACGTGCGTTCCGGGTGCCCGACGCCGTGATCTACCCCTCGCGGCTGGTGGCGGCCAACGCCGCGGACGCGGCCGACCAGGGCGCGTCGATCCACCCGAACGCACCGCTGGAGTCCGTGACGGTCGAGGACGGACGGGTCACGTCGGCTCACCTCGGGGGCACCGTCTCGGAGACGATCGAACCGGACTACCTCGTCAACGCCGCCGGTGCGTGGGCCGGCGAGGTCGCGGCTATGGCGGGCCTCGACGTGGAGATGGCTCCGTCACGGGGCGTGATGGTGGCCGTCGACTACGACCGGGTCGGCTCCGTCCTGAACCGATGTCGTGACCCCGACGACGGCGACATCGTCGTCCCTCACGAGCGCCAGGCCGTCCTGGGGACGACCAGCGTGCCCGCTTCGGACCCGGACGACTACGAGCGGGCCGACTGGGAGGTCGAGACCTGCATCGAGGAGTGTGCGACGATGTTGCCGCCGGTCGCCGACGCCGAGATCGAGCGGACGTGGTGGGGCGTTCGCCCCCTGTACGCGCCCGACGAGGCAGAGTCAGAGCGGCGCGGGATCTCACGTGGCTTCCTCCGTCTCGACCACGCCGAGGACGGCGTCGAGAACGCCGTCAGCGTCGTCGGTGGGAAACTCACGACCTACCGGCAGATGGCCGAGGCGACGACCGATCTGCTCTGTGATCGGCTGGGAGTCACGACGGACTGTACGACCGCCGAGGAACCGCTGCCCGGTGCCGACGATCCGGGGACGCTGGACGAGTTCGTCGCCCGGTTCGACGGTCAGGGACCGACCGACTCGGACGTCGTCGCGAGCCGGTGA
- a CDS encoding ABC transporter substrate-binding protein → MSSGLQQSRAGSFELVHHYVGGDGEAALRALMEGFADSHSSISVQETHYDNMRLQVKSRILGEDPPDVWTGWPGGEMAGYAEVDAVKDITDLWEASGMAANFRSVAADVSQVDGRYHAVPITIHRANDMYLHTETVEALGIDPARASDPTELVEMLEAVDDDHDGPSFLLPMADPFTVLQLWEITLLGLSDHATFEAMTAGNASRHRDVIVSALEHIQRFSALSSEDSLYHGMTDANEQFIDGAAPVYPQGDWAAGVFDETPEFDFQSEWDRVAFPGTEDMFAVVMDSFIPSSKSDSDALETFLEYVGSCDAQERFSRKKGSLPARKDASIDGFTEFGRSQYRQLDRSAEQPQIITHGLSVSSAQLVDLKSAIAGFIDEWDAQATADEMIGVFDR, encoded by the coding sequence ATGTCCAGCGGACTGCAGCAGTCACGTGCTGGTTCTTTCGAGCTCGTCCATCACTACGTCGGGGGCGACGGAGAGGCCGCACTGAGAGCGCTGATGGAGGGATTCGCCGACAGCCACAGCTCGATCTCGGTTCAGGAGACCCACTACGACAACATGCGGCTCCAGGTCAAGAGCCGCATTCTGGGTGAAGATCCGCCGGACGTCTGGACCGGGTGGCCCGGCGGCGAGATGGCCGGCTACGCGGAAGTCGACGCGGTCAAAGACATCACCGACCTCTGGGAGGCCTCGGGGATGGCCGCGAACTTCCGGTCGGTCGCGGCGGACGTGTCACAGGTCGACGGTCGGTACCACGCGGTCCCGATCACCATCCACCGGGCAAACGACATGTATCTCCACACCGAGACCGTCGAGGCGCTCGGGATCGACCCCGCGCGAGCGTCGGACCCGACCGAACTCGTCGAGATGCTGGAAGCGGTCGACGACGACCACGACGGACCGTCGTTCTTGCTCCCGATGGCCGACCCGTTCACCGTCCTGCAGCTGTGGGAGATCACGCTCCTGGGACTGTCCGATCACGCCACGTTCGAGGCGATGACCGCGGGCAACGCGTCGCGTCACCGCGACGTGATCGTGAGTGCGCTCGAACACATCCAGCGTTTCTCGGCGCTGTCCAGCGAGGACTCGCTGTATCACGGGATGACCGACGCGAACGAGCAGTTCATCGACGGAGCCGCCCCGGTCTACCCGCAGGGCGACTGGGCGGCCGGCGTGTTCGACGAGACGCCCGAGTTCGACTTCCAGTCCGAGTGGGACCGCGTCGCGTTCCCCGGTACGGAGGACATGTTCGCCGTCGTCATGGATTCGTTCATCCCGTCGTCGAAATCGGACAGCGACGCGCTCGAGACGTTCCTCGAATACGTTGGCTCGTGTGACGCACAGGAGCGGTTCAGCCGGAAGAAGGGGTCGCTGCCGGCACGGAAAGACGCCTCGATCGACGGGTTCACCGAGTTCGGGAGATCACAGTACCGGCAGCTCGATCGCTCGGCCGAACAGCCCCAGATAATCACGCACGGCCTGAGCGTCTCCTCGGCACAGCTGGTCGACCTGAAGTCCGCGATCGCGGGCTTCATCGACGAGTGGGACGCACAGGCGACGGCCGACGAGATGATCGGCGTCTTCGATCGCTGA
- the asd gene encoding aspartate-semialdehyde dehydrogenase: MTVRVGVLGATGAVGQRLIQLLEPHSDFEIAALTASESSAGKAYREAAKWRIDAPIPEDVAEIEVGATTPEDVPDDVDLIFSSLPSGVGAEVEPEFCEAGYVVSSNSSNGRMDEDVPLVIPEVNADHLDVLERQREERGWDGALLKNPNCSTITMVPPLAALDEAFGLTDVRVSTLQAVSGAGYDGVTSMEIIDNAIPHIGGEEEKMETESRKLLGGFDGTAIELHGMDVAASCNRIATLDGHLENVWVDTEDDVTVADAEDALRSAEGIDLPSSPDQLIRVFDEPDRPQPRLDRNIEDGMGVAVGGVQETTDGLQFNCLAHNTMRGAAGASVLNGELLAANGYL, translated from the coding sequence ATGACTGTACGTGTAGGTGTTCTGGGGGCCACTGGTGCGGTCGGTCAGCGACTCATCCAGTTGCTCGAACCGCACTCCGATTTCGAGATCGCAGCACTGACTGCCAGCGAATCCAGTGCCGGCAAGGCGTACCGAGAGGCGGCCAAGTGGCGCATCGACGCGCCGATTCCCGAGGACGTGGCCGAGATCGAAGTCGGCGCGACCACGCCCGAGGACGTGCCCGACGACGTGGACCTGATCTTCTCGTCGCTCCCCTCCGGCGTCGGTGCCGAGGTCGAACCCGAGTTCTGCGAGGCGGGCTACGTCGTCTCCTCGAACTCCTCGAACGGCCGCATGGACGAGGACGTGCCGCTCGTGATCCCCGAGGTCAACGCCGATCACCTCGACGTGCTCGAACGCCAGCGCGAGGAACGCGGCTGGGACGGTGCGCTCCTGAAGAACCCGAACTGCTCGACGATCACGATGGTGCCGCCGCTGGCGGCACTGGACGAGGCCTTCGGTCTGACTGACGTGCGCGTCTCGACGCTACAGGCCGTCTCCGGGGCGGGCTACGACGGCGTCACGTCGATGGAGATCATCGACAACGCGATCCCGCACATCGGCGGCGAGGAGGAGAAGATGGAGACCGAGTCTCGGAAGCTGCTGGGCGGCTTCGACGGCACGGCGATCGAACTCCACGGGATGGACGTGGCGGCCTCCTGTAACCGCATCGCGACGCTCGACGGCCACCTCGAGAACGTCTGGGTCGACACCGAAGACGACGTGACTGTCGCCGACGCCGAGGACGCGCTGCGGTCGGCGGAGGGCATCGACCTGCCGTCCTCGCCCGACCAGCTGATCCGGGTCTTCGACGAGCCTGACCGGCCACAGCCCCGCCTCGACCGCAACATCGAGGACGGGATGGGCGTCGCAGTCGGCGGCGTCCAGGAGACGACCGACGGACTTCAGTTCAACTGTCTCGCTCACAACACGATGCGGGGCGCTGCGGGCGCGAGCGTCCTCAACGGCGAACTGCTGGCGGCCAACGGCTACCTGTAG